From a single Alkalihalophilus pseudofirmus genomic region:
- the glsA gene encoding glutaminase A → MNQIKEDIKDYLEKIIKEEKQAARDGKIPEYIEKVDNEDHGAVSMAMMGLDGRYVQAGDDEGTFSIQSISKIISLAVALMDQGEEKVFKHVGKEPTGDPYHSLSKMELQEDGGPLNPMVNAGAIAVVGQVKGSSVDEKFGRILDLTRKLAGNDKIDYNPEIVKAEGHDLNRALFYYNRYGGYINEKHDLEDVLPVYWRMTSIEMNIKELSRIAAVIANYGVDIETGEELIPRDVVRVLKTFMVTCGMYDQSGAFAVDVGIPAKSGISGGIMAAIPGRMGIGVLGPDLNEHRNSIAGIRLLRNISERWNLSLFNQ, encoded by the coding sequence ATGAATCAAATAAAAGAAGATATTAAGGATTATTTAGAAAAGATCATAAAAGAAGAAAAGCAAGCAGCAAGGGACGGCAAGATCCCTGAATATATTGAAAAAGTAGACAATGAAGATCATGGAGCAGTATCTATGGCCATGATGGGACTAGATGGCAGATACGTACAAGCTGGTGATGATGAAGGGACCTTTTCAATCCAGAGTATATCTAAAATCATATCACTCGCTGTGGCTTTAATGGATCAAGGAGAAGAAAAAGTATTTAAGCATGTCGGCAAAGAGCCGACTGGAGACCCTTATCATTCACTAAGCAAGATGGAGCTGCAAGAAGACGGCGGGCCGTTGAATCCGATGGTAAATGCGGGGGCGATTGCTGTTGTCGGTCAAGTAAAAGGAAGTTCCGTGGATGAAAAATTTGGCAGGATCCTTGATCTGACAAGGAAGCTTGCTGGCAACGACAAAATTGATTATAACCCCGAGATTGTAAAAGCAGAAGGACATGACCTTAATCGTGCCTTATTCTATTATAATCGCTACGGCGGATATATAAATGAGAAGCATGACCTTGAAGATGTGCTTCCTGTCTACTGGCGGATGACATCGATTGAAATGAATATTAAGGAATTATCAAGGATTGCTGCTGTCATTGCCAATTATGGCGTAGATATTGAAACGGGTGAGGAACTGATTCCAAGAGATGTTGTGAGAGTGTTAAAGACATTTATGGTTACTTGCGGGATGTATGATCAATCCGGTGCGTTTGCTGTAGATGTAGGAATTCCAGCTAAAAGCGGAATCTCTGGAGGAATCATGGCAGCCATACCAGGCAGAATGGGAATTGGTGTACTTGGCCCGGATTTAAATGAACACCGCAATAGTATTGCCGGTATACGTTTATTAAGAAATATATCAGAACGCTGGAATTTAAGTTTATTTAATCAGTAG
- a CDS encoding sigma-54 interaction domain-containing protein — translation MRMRKAEESEEILNALKDDLLVTDKNGQILRVSEETKALYGIEEREIVGASVYDLERQGVFTPIVTPLVLKKKDRVNIIQTTNKGRKLLITGVPVFDEEGEVYRIASYSHDITEMVNMKHFLAEMQDEMERVKNEIEVLRNQQMKNTGFVGSSYEMKKCLSVAKQVAEVDVNVLILGESGVGKTHLAKLIHRESGRCDKPFIEVNCGAIPESLFESEFFGYEAGSFTSANKKGKLGLAELAEGGTLFLDEIGELSLPLQVKVLRFIQEKQFYRVGGTKPRTVDFRLIAATNQPLEQLVQEKKFREDLYFRLNVVPIRIPPLRERTTDILPLLDHFVEQFSKKYNRSRLLDDAVKQQLFKQPWPGNIRELINLIERLVVVSTSEIITINDLPESYYLPYGQALELEEKTLPEILEGVEREVLQKAKTQYRTTVEMAKYLGVSQPTIVRKLSKYKIK, via the coding sequence ATGAGGATGAGAAAAGCGGAAGAAAGCGAAGAAATTTTAAACGCACTGAAAGATGATTTACTAGTAACAGATAAAAATGGTCAAATCTTAAGGGTGAGCGAAGAAACAAAAGCATTATATGGAATAGAGGAGAGAGAGATTGTAGGGGCTTCTGTATATGACCTAGAAAGACAAGGGGTTTTTACTCCAATCGTGACTCCTCTTGTGTTAAAAAAGAAGGATCGTGTCAATATTATTCAAACGACAAACAAAGGTAGAAAGTTGTTAATAACCGGAGTGCCTGTTTTCGATGAAGAAGGCGAGGTATACAGAATTGCATCGTATTCTCATGACATTACTGAAATGGTGAATATGAAGCATTTTTTAGCTGAGATGCAAGATGAGATGGAAAGGGTAAAAAATGAAATCGAGGTACTGCGTAATCAGCAGATGAAAAACACTGGCTTTGTTGGGAGCTCTTATGAAATGAAAAAATGTTTATCTGTCGCAAAACAGGTGGCGGAAGTTGATGTGAACGTTCTCATTCTAGGAGAGTCGGGTGTAGGGAAGACTCATTTAGCAAAGCTTATTCATAGAGAGAGCGGGCGTTGTGATAAGCCGTTTATTGAAGTGAACTGCGGTGCTATTCCTGAAAGTCTTTTTGAATCAGAGTTCTTTGGGTATGAAGCTGGGTCTTTTACCAGTGCAAATAAAAAAGGAAAGCTTGGTTTAGCAGAGCTAGCCGAAGGGGGAACGCTTTTTTTAGATGAAATAGGAGAGCTGTCCCTTCCATTACAAGTAAAGGTCTTACGTTTTATCCAAGAAAAACAGTTTTACCGGGTAGGGGGTACGAAGCCGAGAACAGTTGATTTCAGGCTGATTGCTGCAACAAACCAGCCGTTAGAGCAGTTAGTTCAAGAAAAGAAGTTTAGAGAAGATCTTTATTTTAGATTGAATGTTGTTCCAATCCGTATACCGCCGCTAAGGGAGCGAACAACCGATATTCTCCCCCTGCTAGACCATTTTGTTGAACAGTTCTCAAAGAAATATAACCGCAGCAGGCTGCTTGATGATGCGGTGAAACAGCAATTATTTAAGCAGCCGTGGCCAGGAAATATTCGAGAACTCATTAATTTAATCGAGAGGCTCGTAGTTGTTTCTACTTCAGAAATCATTACAATTAATGATTTGCCTGAATCTTATTATCTTCCGTATGGACAAGCTTTAGAGCTAGAAGAGAAGACGCTGCCTGAGATCCTTGAAGGAGTCGAGAGAGAGGTTCTCCAAAAAGCTAAAACTCAATATAGGACCACTGTTGAGATGGCAAAATATTTAGGTGTCAGTCAACCTACAATAGTCAGAAAATTAAGCAAATATAAAATAAAATGA
- a CDS encoding YjiH family protein produces MELEKKEILVSEFEREETMTTTNKLKFIIPSIVGLFLFLIPLNYGGKWTIGVGILAETAQGITADYLPAFMVAVLLLSVVLTIAANVAKPQWIMNSAFLKGLFHVSGFWLVMRAAGALFAVMVIFEIGPAFIWDAYTGGTVLYELVPVLTMWFLFAGLLMPLLLEFGLMDFIGTSLRKVMRPLFRLPGRSSIDAVASWMGSGTVGVLITTKQYEEGFYTKREAAVIATNFSVASIAFSLVVISFIGLDYMFIPFYLTVIVAGLIAAIICPRIPPLSRKADTYYEGAGKQISEEVPEGKTSRQWALERAVATASKVKSVKGVATKGFQNVLDIWFGLIPLVMALGTIALIVAEYTSVFTYLSYPFVPILELLRIPEAQAAAPALLVGFADMFLPAVVGSGIESELTRFVIAAVSMTQLIYMSEIGILLLRSKIPLSLLDLVIVFFQRTIITLPIIVFMAHVFFF; encoded by the coding sequence ATGGAGTTAGAGAAAAAGGAGATTTTAGTTTCAGAGTTTGAACGAGAAGAAACGATGACCACAACCAACAAGTTGAAATTCATTATCCCATCAATAGTGGGCTTGTTTCTATTTCTTATTCCATTAAATTATGGTGGGAAATGGACCATTGGAGTCGGAATTTTAGCTGAAACTGCTCAGGGAATAACTGCTGATTATCTCCCAGCCTTTATGGTAGCAGTGCTCTTGTTATCGGTTGTATTAACAATCGCAGCAAACGTAGCCAAGCCTCAATGGATCATGAACTCTGCTTTTTTAAAAGGCTTGTTTCATGTCAGCGGCTTTTGGCTGGTGATGCGAGCAGCAGGGGCATTGTTTGCCGTTATGGTCATTTTTGAAATAGGACCTGCCTTTATCTGGGATGCTTATACAGGAGGGACAGTTCTGTATGAATTAGTTCCTGTACTCACGATGTGGTTTCTATTTGCCGGCCTTCTTATGCCTTTATTGCTGGAGTTTGGATTAATGGACTTTATTGGAACTTCACTTAGAAAAGTGATGCGCCCTTTATTCCGTCTTCCTGGCAGGTCCTCCATTGATGCGGTTGCTTCTTGGATGGGAAGCGGTACGGTAGGGGTGCTTATAACCACAAAGCAGTATGAGGAAGGATTCTATACAAAACGCGAAGCAGCGGTCATTGCGACGAATTTCTCTGTTGCATCAATCGCGTTTAGCTTAGTCGTCATCAGTTTTATCGGTCTTGATTATATGTTTATTCCATTTTATTTGACGGTTATCGTGGCAGGGTTGATTGCAGCCATTATCTGTCCTAGAATTCCGCCGCTCTCAAGAAAAGCGGATACGTACTATGAGGGGGCTGGGAAACAAATTTCAGAAGAAGTGCCTGAGGGGAAAACGAGCAGACAGTGGGCGTTAGAAAGAGCTGTAGCTACAGCTTCAAAAGTGAAAAGTGTGAAAGGTGTAGCAACAAAAGGTTTTCAAAATGTCTTAGATATTTGGTTTGGGCTCATCCCGCTTGTCATGGCATTAGGAACGATTGCTTTAATTGTTGCCGAATACACATCTGTCTTTACTTATTTATCCTATCCTTTTGTACCGATCCTAGAATTACTTAGAATCCCTGAGGCGCAAGCTGCTGCCCCGGCGTTACTCGTAGGCTTTGCAGACATGTTTTTGCCTGCTGTGGTGGGGAGCGGTATTGAAAGTGAGTTAACGCGCTTTGTTATTGCAGCCGTTTCAATGACTCAGCTTATCTATATGTCTGAGATTGGAATTTTACTGCTTCGCTCAAAGATTCCTTTGAGCCTGCTTGATCTAGTCATTGTATTTTTTCAGCGTACGATTATTACATTGCCGATTATTGTGTTCATGGCGCATGTCTTTTTCTTCTAA
- a CDS encoding aspartate aminotransferase family protein, with protein sequence MSTADWSYLREKSAERLAPSMAKDHPNLPVVKEEGCYYYGVDGVKYLDFTSGIAVTNVGHRHPKVVQAIKEAADQLTHGPIGVVQYESILKLADELADILPGDLDCFFFANSGTEAIEGALKLAKFVTKRPYVVSFTGCFHGRTQGSLGVSTSKSKYRKFLQPNGLTYQVPYFNPSDPRILDEEGEVVESSACALLEEEFTSLFKFQVSPEEVAAVILEPVLGEGGYIIPPASWLAKVREICNRHDILLIFDEVQTGFGRTGKWFAAQTFGVTPDIMAIAKGIASGLPLSATVANHKLMQQWPLGSHGTTFGGNPIACSAALATLDVLKEENLLDNAREVGAYARERLNLLKEKYEMIGSIRSVGLMIGIEIIEPHTKKPDGAAVLRILDLALQEGVLFYLCGNEGEVIRMIPPLSVTKEQIDDGLDMLQRALVKYKEETHQPASL encoded by the coding sequence ATGAGTACTGCGGATTGGAGTTACCTGCGAGAAAAGTCAGCTGAACGATTAGCACCAAGCATGGCAAAAGATCATCCTAATTTGCCTGTTGTAAAGGAAGAGGGCTGTTATTACTACGGGGTAGATGGCGTGAAATATTTGGATTTTACATCAGGAATTGCGGTGACGAATGTGGGACACCGCCACCCGAAGGTTGTTCAGGCTATTAAGGAAGCGGCTGATCAATTAACACATGGGCCGATTGGTGTCGTTCAATATGAATCGATTTTAAAATTAGCAGATGAACTCGCTGATATCCTGCCGGGTGATCTTGATTGTTTCTTTTTTGCAAACAGCGGGACTGAAGCGATTGAAGGGGCGTTAAAATTAGCTAAATTTGTGACAAAGCGGCCCTATGTCGTTTCATTTACAGGATGCTTTCACGGCCGGACACAAGGGTCACTTGGGGTAAGCACATCTAAAAGTAAGTATCGAAAATTCCTTCAGCCAAATGGGTTAACTTACCAGGTTCCTTATTTTAATCCGTCTGATCCAAGAATTCTTGATGAGGAAGGTGAAGTGGTAGAATCGTCAGCGTGCGCGCTGCTAGAAGAAGAATTTACGAGCCTGTTTAAATTTCAAGTATCACCTGAGGAAGTAGCAGCGGTGATCTTAGAGCCCGTTCTTGGAGAAGGAGGATATATAATCCCGCCTGCCTCTTGGTTAGCTAAGGTAAGGGAGATTTGTAACCGTCACGATATACTGCTGATATTTGATGAAGTCCAAACAGGGTTTGGCCGCACAGGAAAATGGTTTGCGGCTCAAACATTCGGGGTCACTCCAGATATTATGGCAATTGCTAAAGGAATTGCTTCAGGTTTGCCGCTTAGTGCAACGGTAGCAAATCACAAGCTCATGCAGCAATGGCCGCTTGGAAGCCACGGAACAACCTTTGGAGGAAACCCGATAGCTTGTTCAGCTGCATTAGCCACTTTAGACGTTCTAAAAGAAGAAAATCTATTAGATAACGCCAGAGAAGTCGGTGCCTATGCAAGAGAGAGGCTCAATTTATTAAAAGAGAAGTATGAGATGATTGGAAGCATTCGTAGTGTCGGGTTGATGATTGGGATAGAAATCATTGAGCCACACACAAAGAAGCCAGATGGAGCTGCAGTGCTGAGGATATTAGATTTAGCCCTGCAGGAAGGTGTTTTATTTTATCTATGCGGCAATGAAGGAGAGGTCATTCGAATGATCCCGCCGCTTAGCGTGACAAAAGAGCAAATTGACGATGGCTTAGATATGCTTCAGCGCGCGTTAGTAAAGTATAAAGAAGAAACGCATCAGCCGGCATCCCTCTAG
- a CDS encoding methyl-accepting chemotaxis protein: MSTGKTDQEILDSIVTAAPFIQKAAKEEIAISICDHETWLLQLDHPNLVLGNKTGDPVSKEDPVIQSALNGKGEMGRPPFEVYGIHFFGKTTPIMNDGRVIGAIGMAYNIEVLMKMEKNVEKLNDITVSIQKLIEQIISQADQLQETNNELYQLSERSKENSEEVNHILELMNKISRQTNILGLNANIEAARAGDAGRGFSVVANEVRTISKETAASSDKINESITLIKGNLEQMIDSLSTIRGLTTEQTELVKNAAQTLDTLSTIIYQLHDYMKTLG; encoded by the coding sequence ATGAGTACGGGTAAAACAGATCAAGAAATATTAGATTCCATTGTAACAGCAGCTCCATTTATTCAAAAGGCGGCTAAAGAAGAAATTGCCATATCTATATGTGACCATGAAACATGGTTGTTGCAGCTAGATCACCCTAATCTAGTTCTTGGTAATAAAACCGGTGACCCTGTATCTAAAGAAGATCCAGTCATTCAAAGTGCTTTAAATGGAAAGGGCGAGATGGGGCGGCCTCCGTTTGAGGTTTACGGCATTCATTTCTTTGGGAAAACGACGCCGATCATGAACGATGGCAGAGTGATTGGGGCCATAGGGATGGCTTATAATATTGAAGTATTAATGAAAATGGAGAAAAATGTAGAGAAGCTCAATGACATAACAGTGAGCATTCAGAAGTTAATTGAACAGATCATTTCTCAAGCTGATCAGCTTCAAGAGACGAATAATGAATTATATCAGCTGTCTGAGAGATCAAAAGAGAATTCTGAAGAGGTTAATCATATTCTTGAATTGATGAATAAGATCTCCAGACAGACGAATATTTTAGGTTTAAACGCTAATATTGAAGCGGCACGAGCTGGTGATGCTGGGAGGGGATTCTCTGTTGTTGCAAATGAAGTTCGTACGATCTCTAAGGAGACAGCAGCTTCCTCAGATAAAATTAATGAATCCATTACACTCATTAAAGGAAACTTAGAACAGATGATTGATAGTTTATCGACGATAAGAGGGCTGACAACTGAGCAGACTGAGCTTGTTAAGAATGCTGCCCAAACGCTTGATACTCTATCAACCATTATCTATCAGCTGCATGATTATATGAAGACATTAGGCTAA
- a CDS encoding M20 family metallo-hydrolase, with protein MKTTYTASNLTVNKERLQSRIEELAEIGKIAETGVCRLTLSKEDKEAVLKVKGWMEEAGLETKIDDFGNLIGQWAGADDSLPILVVGSHIDSQPYGGRFDGVIGVLGALEVVQTMREKGVQPNRTIEVIAFSDEEGCRFDKGLFGVRGILNQLEKGELDRVDKDGISRREALIEFGCNPDELAKSVYPEGRIGEFLELHIEQGPILDRSEVPVGIVTGISGPLWLTLDIQGFAGHAGSVPMSYRQDALVAAAEVTLTLNELATMDPEAPTVATVGKMEVFPNSRNIIPERVRMTIDLRDIDLERRRDIEAALYQSIDHICEKHQVTHTIRVDTESDPRYCAETIMNDMRASAIEMFGTSVPELMSGPFHDALAMSTVCDYGMIFVRCKDGISHNPKESAEFDDITLGTELLYQTVLKRAAK; from the coding sequence ATGAAAACCACATACACCGCTTCAAACTTAACCGTAAATAAGGAACGACTCCAGTCACGCATTGAGGAGCTCGCTGAAATTGGGAAGATTGCTGAAACTGGAGTATGCAGACTTACCTTATCAAAAGAAGATAAAGAAGCTGTCCTAAAAGTAAAAGGCTGGATGGAAGAAGCTGGTCTCGAGACGAAAATAGATGATTTTGGGAACTTAATCGGGCAATGGGCAGGCGCTGATGACAGCCTTCCGATCCTAGTCGTAGGCTCTCATATAGATAGTCAGCCGTATGGCGGCAGATTTGATGGAGTCATTGGAGTTCTTGGTGCTCTTGAAGTTGTACAAACAATGAGAGAGAAAGGGGTCCAGCCTAATCGTACAATAGAGGTTATCGCATTCAGTGATGAAGAAGGATGCCGCTTTGATAAAGGCTTGTTCGGAGTAAGAGGCATCTTGAATCAGCTAGAAAAGGGAGAGCTTGATCGGGTGGATAAGGACGGGATTTCACGCAGAGAAGCCTTAATTGAGTTTGGGTGCAATCCAGATGAATTAGCAAAATCTGTTTACCCAGAGGGGCGGATTGGTGAATTTCTTGAGCTGCATATTGAACAAGGACCGATCCTTGATCGCAGCGAGGTGCCGGTTGGAATTGTGACAGGTATATCTGGTCCGCTCTGGCTGACGTTAGACATTCAAGGGTTTGCCGGACATGCGGGCTCTGTTCCAATGTCTTATCGTCAAGATGCACTCGTTGCGGCAGCTGAAGTTACTCTGACGTTAAATGAGCTTGCAACAATGGATCCGGAAGCACCGACTGTAGCGACGGTTGGAAAAATGGAGGTATTCCCTAACTCGAGAAACATCATTCCAGAACGAGTTCGGATGACCATTGATCTGCGTGATATTGACCTCGAGAGAAGGAGAGATATTGAAGCCGCTCTTTATCAATCCATTGATCATATTTGTGAGAAACATCAAGTAACCCATACGATCCGTGTTGATACAGAGAGTGATCCTAGATATTGTGCAGAAACGATTATGAATGATATGCGTGCTTCTGCGATTGAGATGTTTGGAACTTCTGTCCCTGAATTAATGAGCGGACCATTCCATGATGCTTTAGCGATGTCGACCGTATGTGATTACGGCATGATCTTTGTCCGTTGTAAAGATGGGATCAGTCATAACCCAAAAGAGAGTGCAGAATTCGATGATATTACACTTGGTACAGAGCTATTGTATCAGACGGTTTTAAAAAGAGCTGCGAAGTAG
- a CDS encoding DUF3311 domain-containing protein, with the protein MFKRYPKKKKILYSLIILCFIVLETPLILLANTTEPFVLGMPFFLFWNLVWWFVLTGLFFIGYMTNWGSAESKEADIS; encoded by the coding sequence ATGTTTAAACGATATCCTAAAAAGAAGAAAATCTTGTACAGCTTGATCATCCTATGCTTTATCGTACTTGAGACGCCGCTTATCTTATTAGCGAATACGACGGAACCGTTTGTTTTAGGAATGCCATTTTTCTTGTTTTGGAATTTAGTATGGTGGTTTGTACTCACCGGATTATTTTTCATTGGCTATATGACAAATTGGGGCAGTGCTGAAAGTAAAGAGGCTGATATCAGTTGA
- a CDS encoding sodium:solute symporter family protein — protein MTIGVLIIAAFMIIPLVVGFFAATKSTKTSEDFFIQGRGMGAIAVFFTVAATWWSSFAFLGSNATFYTNGPVYLTALAWNLLFGFMYYWVGKRVWFLGKRFNYITASDLLGDFYNNEKLRMIVAGILLVFTIPYLQIQLTGGAYLIEVASGGVIPFWLAALMFYFIIVTYVWVGGIRAVAWTDIIYGALLFFGMMYAGFYISQHVGGPSGLFEGLLATSPEHLTLPGPQGAMGYPMWFSLFAVTAIGAFMGPQIWLRMYSVKSGKLFNLMPFLLGFAAIAYMGSLLAGFTGVLLEPGLANPDQILPVMLMEYAPFALASLILAAGAAAAMSTANSQIHAISTIVTMDIYKRYQNPKASQESIIKVGRWSLIVFSLIAYVMALVVPGVLVTIGIAALAGTAQLLVPTIGAISWRRAHPTAAIWGLVVSIAVVLLFTFVPVLKNPLGFHAGVWGLLINTVLFIGISLMLKRTDKEVVSRFDTARNEYNKLYHPELADDEIDTKREAL, from the coding sequence TTGACTATAGGCGTATTAATTATTGCGGCATTTATGATTATTCCGCTTGTCGTTGGGTTCTTCGCTGCAACGAAATCGACCAAGACAAGTGAGGATTTCTTTATTCAAGGCAGGGGAATGGGTGCGATTGCAGTCTTCTTTACCGTAGCAGCAACTTGGTGGAGCTCCTTTGCGTTTTTAGGTTCAAACGCTACGTTTTATACAAATGGTCCTGTTTATTTAACCGCTCTTGCTTGGAATTTACTCTTTGGGTTTATGTACTATTGGGTTGGAAAACGGGTCTGGTTCTTAGGGAAGCGATTTAATTACATCACCGCATCAGATTTATTAGGGGATTTCTACAATAATGAAAAGCTGCGGATGATCGTCGCTGGAATCTTGCTCGTATTTACGATTCCTTATTTGCAAATTCAATTAACCGGGGGCGCCTACTTGATTGAGGTAGCTTCAGGCGGAGTTATACCTTTTTGGTTAGCAGCATTAATGTTTTATTTCATCATCGTAACCTATGTATGGGTAGGTGGAATCCGCGCCGTTGCTTGGACCGATATTATTTACGGAGCGCTGTTATTCTTTGGGATGATGTATGCGGGATTTTATATTTCGCAGCATGTCGGCGGGCCGAGCGGTTTATTTGAGGGCTTATTAGCAACAAGTCCAGAACACCTCACGCTTCCTGGCCCGCAAGGTGCGATGGGCTATCCGATGTGGTTCAGTTTATTCGCAGTGACAGCAATCGGAGCGTTTATGGGACCGCAGATTTGGCTTAGAATGTATTCGGTAAAAAGCGGGAAGCTGTTTAACCTAATGCCGTTTTTATTAGGCTTTGCGGCCATTGCCTATATGGGATCGCTTCTTGCGGGTTTTACAGGGGTGCTGCTCGAGCCGGGGCTGGCAAACCCAGACCAAATTCTTCCGGTCATGTTGATGGAGTATGCGCCATTTGCCTTGGCATCGCTTATTTTAGCAGCTGGTGCAGCAGCAGCGATGTCGACAGCGAACTCACAAATCCATGCAATCTCAACTATTGTAACAATGGATATTTATAAACGTTATCAAAATCCTAAAGCGAGCCAAGAAAGTATCATTAAAGTAGGCCGCTGGTCATTAATTGTCTTCTCACTGATTGCATATGTTATGGCTCTTGTTGTACCAGGAGTTCTTGTCACGATTGGGATTGCAGCACTTGCAGGGACGGCTCAGCTCTTAGTACCTACCATTGGAGCAATCAGCTGGCGTCGTGCTCATCCTACAGCGGCGATCTGGGGGCTTGTAGTCAGTATTGCAGTCGTTCTCTTATTCACATTTGTTCCAGTATTAAAAAATCCTCTCGGGTTCCATGCCGGTGTGTGGGGATTACTAATTAATACGGTTCTCTTTATAGGAATCAGCTTGATGCTTAAGCGAACAGACAAAGAGGTAGTCAGTCGATTTGATACGGCTAGAAACGAATACAACAAATTGTATCATCCTGAGCTTGCAGATGATGAAATCGATACAAAAAGAGAAGCTCTATAG
- a CDS encoding M20 family metallopeptidase codes for MSVTEVVNLTRELIQIPSENPTGNELACARYIESWLRRIDGIEVSVHEVEEGRCNIIAAYHASVKTSRPLVFIGHMDTVPVEGDWTYHPFGGQIVDGKLYGRGACDMKSGLACALIALKNLAETKVELERDVVVIASIDEEGPYMKGAVALEKEHLIPEDALLVAMEPTSLTMSTSHKGTIWYELNVEGKSAHGGNAHLGADAVHAASEVISRLKQQVAALPYDHLIFGKPAISVGSISGGHKTNMVAGSCRVELDFRLVPPMTKEEANAIMKACVREGCESVPGTKALIKHYGWQRPPIETDADSPLVKMLSQSYEKIKGERIKETGFPAYTDVSMISLRNGNKDIIVFGPGDLDQAHAVDEYVEIDQLEVCTEVLMELARSQE; via the coding sequence GTGAGCGTAACAGAAGTCGTAAACTTAACAAGGGAACTCATTCAAATCCCTTCAGAAAACCCAACCGGAAATGAATTGGCTTGTGCGAGATATATTGAATCGTGGTTGAGAAGAATTGATGGCATTGAAGTGAGTGTTCATGAGGTAGAAGAGGGACGGTGTAATATTATCGCCGCTTATCACGCATCGGTGAAGACGAGTCGTCCCCTGGTCTTCATCGGTCATATGGACACGGTGCCGGTTGAAGGAGATTGGACGTACCACCCTTTTGGCGGTCAAATTGTGGATGGGAAGCTTTATGGAAGAGGCGCCTGTGATATGAAAAGCGGTTTAGCTTGTGCCTTAATAGCTTTAAAGAATCTAGCTGAGACGAAGGTTGAATTAGAACGGGATGTCGTTGTTATCGCAAGCATTGATGAAGAAGGTCCTTATATGAAGGGGGCTGTCGCTTTAGAAAAAGAACATCTCATTCCAGAGGATGCTCTATTAGTAGCAATGGAGCCAACGAGCCTCACCATGTCGACCTCACATAAAGGAACGATTTGGTATGAACTCAATGTTGAGGGAAAGAGTGCGCACGGCGGCAATGCCCACTTAGGAGCAGACGCTGTACATGCTGCTTCTGAAGTGATCAGCCGCTTAAAGCAGCAGGTCGCAGCACTCCCTTATGATCATCTGATATTCGGTAAGCCAGCGATCTCAGTCGGGAGTATCAGCGGGGGGCATAAAACCAATATGGTCGCAGGGTCATGCCGCGTCGAACTGGATTTCCGCCTCGTCCCGCCGATGACAAAGGAAGAAGCAAATGCCATTATGAAAGCATGTGTAAGGGAAGGGTGCGAGTCCGTACCAGGAACGAAAGCACTCATCAAGCATTACGGCTGGCAAAGGCCTCCTATTGAGACGGATGCTGACAGCCCGCTTGTTAAAATGCTTTCACAGAGCTATGAAAAAATTAAAGGCGAGCGTATCAAGGAAACGGGATTTCCTGCTTATACAGATGTCAGCATGATCAGCTTACGAAATGGAAATAAGGACATTATTGTCTTTGGACCAGGTGATTTAGATCAAGCACACGCTGTGGACGAATATGTTGAAATTGATCAGCTTGAAGTTTGTACAGAGGTATTAATGGAATTGGCCCGATCACAAGAGTGA